A region of the Cottoperca gobio chromosome 22, fCotGob3.1, whole genome shotgun sequence genome:
TAGTATCAACACTCAAAGGGAAGGTGCAACACGTGATATTGAAGTATGAGGAAAACGCTACACATTGTTTTGAACACACAAAAATGTACAGAAAAAATTATGTAAAGAATGAAAAACTGGCCCCAAGGGAGAAGTTTGTAGCCTCGTAGCATGTTGATGTTTGCATTTCACTCAAAGTAACTTTACCTAACAGTTCAGCTCTACTATAAAGGATAGGATAGCTGGATTTATAGTTTTTAATAATTCAAAACTGAGTTTCGGATCCTAACCATAATGATATAACACCCTCCTCTGCTAAGTAGTATTTGTAAATTGACAAGTAATTTGACTTTGACATGCAAGATCAGTGGAGTCCCCTTCCGAAGCAGTCTTTAAACTTTGCAGTTAAAGGTCTGATGTAGATCTTGGTGCCTCTGTTCCTTTGCTGTTGTGTAGTGTTTGGCTTCAGTGATTCTCTGAATGGAGAGGTCAAACCACGTATACTGTTGATGGGCCTGAGAAGGAGTGGGAAGTCCTCAATCCAGAAGGTGGTTTTCCATAAAATGTCGCCCAATGAGACCCTGTTCCTGGAAAGCACCAATAAAATCTGCAGAGAGGACGTCTCCAGCTGCTCCTTCGTCAGCTTCCAGATCTGGGACTTCCCTGGCCAGATCGACTTCTTCGACCCCACCTTTGACTATGAAATGATCTTCAGAGGCACCGGAGCCCTAATCTTTGTCATCGACTCACAGGTCAGACCCCAAATCCAGAGTCACTATTCCTTGGTCACAATCACCTCCTTGAGTCTTTTCCAGTGCAGAGACCAGGACATAGAGGCTCCAGGAAATAGTTTGTTTCATAACTCTCCATGAACTTTAGATTCGCTGGTAGTTGGATTTTTATAACCTTTGGACAGGGCCAGGCTAGCTTCTCCCCCTGTTTAAAGtagttatgctaagctaaatgtCTCCTGACTGTTTCCTTACATTAAACTGGAATAATGGAAAGCTATGATATGAgttatgagagtggtatcaatcttctcattaaAGTCGCCAAGGAAGCAAATAATTATATGCCATGatcaataaataacacattgagCACTGGTGTGCATGTAGGTATTTTTTAGTCCCATTAAAAATAAGGTGACGAATTGAACGTATCATTACAATCTTAATACCCATTTCTACAAATAAGGGTGCATGACGATATTTTTTATTGCTTAGAAACAAAGATGCAGACGACCTTGCTGTCCTTGTTAATTTGGATTCCAAAGTGTAGAAATCCACTTGTCAGTtctcaaatatattttcaacTTTTCTGTATTGACATTTCTTGTTCTTTATCAGCTGCCACTATTACAATATGTGTTACAAGAACCCAAGACAAACCTTTTGTATTCTATGTGAATCTGTTCTCTTCATCATGACAGGATGACTATGTGGAGGCTCTGAGTAGACTGCATCTCACAGTAACCAGGGCCTACAAAGTCAACCCAGACATCAACTTCGAGGTGTTCATTCACAAAGTGGACGGCCTGTCAGATGACCAGAAAATCGAGAAGCAGAGAGACATTCACAAACGAGCCAACGATGACCTTGCGGATGCAGGCCTGGAACGGATACACCTGAGGTGGGCTTTACCTGCAGCTTTTGGACTGTTATTGGTTTCACCATATTTATGGATGGAATAGATACTGCAATACAACAGATTTACAACTGACAAGCATAAATCTGATACGTTTTAGACCTTGTGACCCACATAGGCTGGGACAGGTTAGATATTGATTCAGTATACACccagcatagtttgttcgaaacgcgatctctcaaagtgctgcccacaaatcctcggtttcatcgacgcacttgtcttgtccatacaacacatcgcttgccaATTATTCTTGGCGatctattgttgtccattctttataataataattgacagcagtctttgctggacgcttcaacgcatacaaacactggcggctgtgttctacttgtgacgtcatcgcccgaacattgtcGAAGTGGATGTTCCCGGCGCAGCAACCGATTATTGCTAGCGGacgtcatttttatgctgttatgatcgtgatttattaagaatacatcaataataaaaaatatatatatggcacatttcacaatagaaatgcaacctctatcatataccaaggccaataacactgacaaaatatcatttcgtaggctctttaataACTGGGGTGGTAATAACAAGCGACTAAAACGCCTATTTTGGAAATTAACACCAAGTGTTTCTGATCATGAGTACCCGCAACTTGGGTATGTAACACAACTATGTCATGGCAGGTGTATTACTCCGGGCCCAAGGAAGTGTCGTGTCGATGGTGAAGTTGTTGTTGACGAGCGGTTCTTATGCCTGCAGCAAAACCACAGGCCAAACATGTGGCTCTTCCcaaccagtggcgggccgtcagggccagcaaggccttctctgctggcctaaacatcatcagaatataaattaaatttttatatatattttccacaaatatgtattaaattattccccatagtctattctcttcatttcatagctttcctcttggttgcgctgcttccagcctcagatcgagatttggagggctgtcCTTTATATTAGagtttttatccaatcatacttcagtcatgtgttgccagggtccaagaaatctgccctgaggccttcagaatcaacagtgcgggcgcctgtcgcttaaagtgaacggagacaaaactgtggccttaaccaatcagatttcgagttggcgacaccggggccagctagcaggcgtacgataacgttagcacgtccacgtcttttgattggatacacactattgagaggcagagctatgcagagctagcaaactttgtgtagatttctacaagctgttctttttcaacccacaatggctgaaggaggagaagagatcgatttggtcgcagatataattacaacgccattttcaagacaaacctttcaagaaaagctagacattgtgagaagagaatggccaaccccgacgctagcgagcctatcacagctgtgAAGAGGGTTTGTCTGCCattttcaaatcactaactacgagcggtacccccggctcacagcctccgagaggcactgcacattgtactgctgggaatgactgctatttacaactaaatgtttcagaaatattaatataactctgttgttgaGGTGATGCAACGTCCGGTTATACTGCGtctctgtctaaatgtatagtttctagagccatggcgtcataatgatggtattaagaggtggaataattcaggtaggactgtataggacatcactgaaggcctaggtgtgaaatgcacggcccgccaatGTTCTCAACAGACATGTTTTGCACAGGTACTGCGCAGAGCTAATACTCTGTGCAGACTATTAGCTCTGCGCTAAGAATGTTAAAGGTTTGTTATTGAAATCTGTTCTGATTCCAATTTTTCTCCCTGATATCTCCAGCTTCTATTTAACCAGTATCTACGATCACTCCATATTCGAGGCGTTCAGTAAAGTGGTCCAGAAACTTATTCCACAGCTGCCCACGCTAGAAAACCTGCTCAACATCTTCATATCTGTGAGTATGGCTGACACTACACCACAGAACATGGAGAATACACCTGGGCCTGTCTGCTGTGACTCAGTAGCAGTGCCCTTAAATGAACTGAATTTATGTGAAAACTAAGACATCCTTTAATCAAATCACCGTAGAAATCGTACACCAGTGTGCTGCTGTATTTACAATAATCAAGTTGGATTAGGCACATAACAGTATACAGTGTTGCATGTGTTGTCCTCCTGTTCTGCACAATCCATTCACTACGTGGTGATAACAGATATATTGGTTGCCTTGCATCGGATGCCACTACTGATTTTCATATGCATGTTACTGAATTGTGTCCTGATAAGATAAAAGCATTGACAAACGAGAAACCGAAGCATTTAAACTAGATATGCCCCCTGACATGCCTTCGTAACTACTGTGGTTCTGTTGTAGAGCCACATGCATGTGATGCCTGCCACACTGACACCAGATGTATATCTAAACCTGTCACATTTACATGATGTACTCACACGCTCTTGTTAATTGTGACTTGTTGTCctttcttaaataaaataaacatacgTATTTGCAAACTTCTGCTGATGCATTCATTTAGAAACAGGCCATACATTTTCTATCTTATAACAGTGTCCATTTAATAcgtttgtatttttttactttttgtctgtgttctttactgttttGTGCGAAAAGTGCAgttcagtttatattttattattgattaatctgcagatattATTTTTTGATGAGTCATTTGGTGTACAAATTGTTATAAAATAATAGTGACATAGTAAAAATGCTAAATGACAGAATAGGGTCAGATATGAccgatttattttcttaatcacTAATAGATTTATTGACTAACTTTTGCAGCTCTAACTGGACTGCTGTTCCTTTTTGAAATAATTGtggattgtttgtttgttttccctgaTGTGACAACAAACACTGCATATAAGATAAAgttgtttcaacatgtttgacAGCTGTATAGATGAGAATTGTATCTTTAGCAGACTTTGTTCTACGAGGGTCGGACACCTCGACAGAACTCTTTGGAGCCATGAATTTAGTTTGGATCTATATGCCTTCAATTCATTTTCTACATTTGGAGTTTGACATATCTTTTTCGTTGCTAAATAGATTCCTAAACAatgaacatttgatttgatttgattgacatTTGACCGGGATACTGGAAACATCCTCTGGGGGGCAGTCCTGCATCAGGTTCAAGCCTGATTACTATTTAATCTTCTatcttttaaatcttaaatctttttTCTGTTGATAACAAATGTAGTTTTAATGTCTTTACAGTTCTTTAAGTAAATTAGCAACATGTCAGCATCTAAGATAAACAAATATGGCACAATTGGACAAACTTGAACTGTTGAATGTGGTGTTGTGCCAGAAGGTAATGCAACACAGTAACTTATGTCCTGGTCAAGTCATCCGACCACAAGCCGTTCTGATGGAATTACACCGGACCCTTAACTCCTCTACGTTGAAGACAGTTACCAATATTTCTCAGTGAATGTGCGCTCATGTGGCGGTGGCTCTCTGCACTGACTGCGTTCAGTgagtggaggagagcagcagcacgaTCAGTCAACTAATCAGAAGACCGAAACCTGAATGAGCTGTGAATGTGCCTCCCTAACAAACAATCACTGACCGCCACTGTTTGTCTGGGGAACTCCTGgtgctttgtttgttgttctaaATGATTTAACGACGTAAGTATGATTTACAAGATTGAGTTTATTCCAGTGTCTCTCTATGTGGGACGCATCAGTTCCGCAGCCTATACAACAGCAACATGTTTAGAAATGAGTGGTAGATTTAGATCCATATTGATGAGATGATGGTAAAATATAGCTACGGTAATTAATAAGCTAGTTAGAGTCAGTGGTATTATGATGTCACAAATATGCCAAATGCATGACGTCATGTAGCAACACCTTTCTGATCAGGCTTTAGCTGCTTTCAGTTGAAACTAGCCGGCAGCACTGGGAGTAGGTTAGCCTTTCTGTATGTGTTGGTTGATCTGAGGATACACTTTGTTTGTAGTCCTCCTTTTCAGTTACACCCTTTCTGAAATGATAAATGCGGGTATCAAAGGCCAGTCTGTGAAGTtagttaaagaaatgtgtttctctgaTTGTCAAAGCACATGGTTTGAGAGTGTAGTACACTCCCTGCATGTACACTTAGTCACTTGAATCTCTGGGTGGCCACTAGAGCTCACTTGTGGTTTGCACTCAGCGATGCTCTTCTTTGTCTCTGCCTCTGTTTTACAGAACTCCGGTATTGAGAAGGCCTTCCTGTTCGATGTGGTCAGTAAGATTTACATTGCCACAGACAGCAGTCCAGTGGATATGCAGACATATGAACTGTGTTGTGACATGATCGATGTGGTCATTGACATCTCCTGCATCTATGGGTAAGCCAATAGACTCAATGAACAATACAGTTTTGTACTGTCactaaacataaaacattgttgCTGAAATATTGTTAGACAGCTTCCTAAATGTCAAAATAACAGAATTCATGTATGGTAAGTCTTTCAAGAATTGAGTTGGTCATATTTTGCTTTGATACCAATAACACATTCTATGTAATATTCCAGTGTACCAACTAAAGGATTTACAGCTAAGGTCTATGTATATGcctatatataaaaaactagTCATCTCATCTATATCTATTAGTTGCCTTGCAATACATTGGACATGTTGTCTTCCAGACATGTCAGAAGGTTGTGCATAGAAAAATGACtttcaaaatgtcagatttaGTTGTGAATTAAaagatttaattaaacaaattaaatactcTAATGCACTGAATCCAAAAACATGGGTCCTTTGAGAAAAGTCTGATTTACAGAAACGTTACATcattaaactcattaaaaagaaaaagctatttTAAGAACAAAATGTTGTCCTGGCAACTGACACGGGTTCAGTGTCATGTCATCCAATAGAAATGAATGACACATTTAAACGgctttatacaaatatatatactttacatCGGAATCACCAGAAGTTCTGACTAAGGTTGATGAATTTCTGTCAACTATTGAACTTTGCCAAGAAGACCCAACA
Encoded here:
- the LOC115027354 gene encoding LOW QUALITY PROTEIN: ras-related GTP-binding protein D-like (The sequence of the model RefSeq protein was modified relative to this genomic sequence to represent the inferred CDS: inserted 2 bases in 1 codon) gives rise to the protein MTSEGVSALSGEEEEEEEEEDTALGYYDEEDNLEVFSDAELGCEDGVFGFSDSLNGEVKPRILLMGLRRSGKSSIQKVVFHKMSPNETLFLESTNKICREDVSSCSFVSFQIWDFPGQIDFFDPTFDYEMIFRGTGALIFVIDSQDDYVEALSRLHLTVTRAYKVNPDINFEVFIHKVDGLSDDQKIEKQRDIHKRANDDLADAGLERIHLSFYLTSIYDHSIFEAFSKVVQKLIPQLPTLENLLNIFISNSGIEKAFLFDVVSKIYIATDSSPVDMQTYELCCDMIDVVIDISCIYGLTDSEASLPYDKESMAIIHLNNTTVMYLKEVTKFLAIVCFLRKESFERKGLIDYNFHCFKKAIQEVFDVRVKVQHNRKLLSQRRWSKXNGVLSNPH